A window from Bosea sp. ANAM02 encodes these proteins:
- a CDS encoding carbamoyltransferase C-terminal domain-containing protein produces MTYTIGLATTFHDPAIAIIGPDGEVLFAEATERYLQYKRAPNCEPDSAPRMEGLLKRYIPVDAEVRIATSWGEDFTGFLDQMARAGSFTLDALLKLSPELNRSLVPERTERALIASLHLGQQRAGMGVLLGLDRAYGKANVTGLTRYGHHLSHAAYACWSSPFDNAACLVVDGMGETGASAIFALENGRLHEVKRHRGRESIGFYFGLVTDLAGFDQAKGEEWKIMGLSPYGKSDPELMALLRKLYAIEGHRLSFAKADVVQAVAAEILAKRPADALDQGWADLARCGQDVFAEMMEALLAEAAALVPSENLVMAGGCALNSSFNGRIAGRHGFRTVFVPSAPADDGNAIGAAWLAHAEAKPDWRAPKGPLTPYLGSTVSTEPFERMQLWEKRLRKLSPDEIAPVTAKLLTEGKLIGWVQGRAEFGPRALGNRSIIADPRPADAKDILNAKVKYREAFRPFAPSILAEHAADWFENYQDAPYMERTLTWKEAVRDRVPAVVHEDATGRLQSVTPERNPRYHALISAFHALTGVPVILNTSFNIMGKPILHTAEDAILMFYTSGLDALVIDDWLLVK; encoded by the coding sequence ATGACCTATACGATCGGCCTCGCCACCACCTTCCACGACCCCGCCATCGCGATCATCGGTCCCGATGGCGAGGTTCTCTTCGCGGAAGCGACCGAGCGCTACCTGCAATATAAGCGCGCGCCGAACTGCGAGCCGGATTCGGCCCCGCGCATGGAAGGCCTGCTGAAGCGCTATATCCCGGTGGATGCAGAGGTTCGCATCGCCACGAGCTGGGGCGAGGATTTCACCGGCTTCCTCGACCAGATGGCTCGCGCCGGCTCCTTCACGCTGGACGCGTTGCTCAAGCTCTCGCCCGAGCTCAACCGCTCGCTGGTGCCGGAGCGCACCGAGCGCGCCCTGATCGCCTCATTGCACCTCGGCCAGCAGCGCGCCGGCATGGGCGTGCTGCTCGGGCTCGACCGCGCCTACGGCAAGGCCAATGTCACCGGCCTCACGCGCTACGGCCACCATCTCAGCCACGCCGCCTATGCCTGCTGGTCCTCCCCCTTCGACAACGCCGCCTGCCTCGTCGTCGACGGCATGGGCGAAACCGGGGCCTCCGCCATCTTCGCGCTGGAGAACGGCAGGCTGCACGAGGTGAAGCGCCATCGCGGCCGGGAATCGATCGGCTTCTATTTCGGCCTCGTGACCGACCTCGCCGGCTTCGACCAGGCCAAGGGCGAGGAATGGAAGATCATGGGGCTCTCCCCCTATGGCAAGAGCGACCCGGAATTGATGGCGCTGCTGCGCAAGCTCTACGCGATCGAGGGCCACAGGCTCTCCTTCGCCAAGGCCGACGTGGTACAGGCGGTCGCCGCCGAGATCCTCGCGAAGCGTCCGGCCGATGCCCTCGACCAGGGCTGGGCCGATCTCGCCCGCTGCGGGCAGGACGTCTTCGCCGAGATGATGGAGGCCCTGCTGGCCGAGGCTGCGGCGCTGGTGCCGAGCGAAAACCTCGTCATGGCCGGCGGCTGCGCACTGAACTCCTCCTTCAACGGCCGGATCGCCGGCCGCCACGGCTTCAGGACGGTCTTCGTGCCCTCTGCGCCGGCCGATGACGGCAACGCCATCGGCGCGGCATGGCTCGCGCATGCGGAGGCCAAGCCGGACTGGCGCGCGCCGAAGGGACCGCTCACGCCCTATCTCGGCTCGACCGTCTCGACCGAGCCCTTCGAGCGCATGCAGCTCTGGGAGAAGCGCCTGCGCAAGCTCAGCCCCGACGAGATTGCGCCGGTCACGGCAAAACTCCTGACCGAGGGCAAGCTGATCGGCTGGGTGCAGGGCCGCGCCGAGTTCGGCCCGCGCGCGCTGGGCAACCGCTCGATCATCGCCGATCCGCGTCCCGCCGACGCCAAGGACATCCTCAATGCCAAGGTGAAATACCGCGAGGCCTTCCGGCCCTTCGCGCCCTCGATCCTGGCCGAGCACGCCGCCGACTGGTTCGAGAACTACCAGGACGCGCCCTATATGGAGCGCACGCTAACCTGGAAGGAGGCGGTGCGCGATCGCGTCCCGGCGGTGGTCCATGAGGATGCGACCGGCAGGCTCCAGAGCGTCACGCCGGAGCGCAACCCGCGCTATCACGCACTGATTTCCGCCTTCCATGCGCTGACGGGCGTGCCGGTGATCCTCAACACCTCCTTCAACATCATGGGCAAGCCAATCCTGCACACGGCGGAGGACGCGATCCTGATGTTCTATACCAGCGGGCTCGACGCGCTGGTGATCGACGACTGGCTGCTGGTGAAGTAG
- a CDS encoding DUF1272 domain-containing protein — MLQLRPNCECCDRDLPPQSRDALICTFECTFCSDCAETRFAGTCPNCGGDLVRRPIRPERMLEKYPASTERVRKPHPQCAAA; from the coding sequence ATGCTGCAATTGCGCCCGAACTGCGAATGCTGCGACCGCGACCTGCCGCCGCAATCGCGCGACGCCCTGATCTGCACCTTCGAATGCACGTTCTGCAGCGACTGCGCGGAGACGCGCTTCGCCGGCACCTGCCCGAATTGCGGCGGCGATCTCGTGCGCCGGCCGATCAGGCCGGAGCGGATGCTGGAGAAATACCCGGCTTCGACAGAGCGCGTCCGCAAGCCGCACCCGCAATGCGCGGCGGCTTGA
- the grxD gene encoding Grx4 family monothiol glutaredoxin yields the protein MSDVNARIEAEVKNNDVVLFMKGTPQFPMCGFSGQVAQILGYIGVPYKGVNVLEDQEIREGIKAFSNWPTIPQLYVKGEFIGGCDITREMFQAGELQQLFEEKGIAVKQAS from the coding sequence ATGTCCGACGTCAATGCCCGCATCGAAGCGGAAGTGAAGAATAACGACGTGGTGCTCTTCATGAAGGGCACGCCGCAATTCCCGATGTGCGGTTTCTCCGGCCAGGTCGCGCAGATCCTCGGCTATATCGGCGTGCCCTATAAGGGCGTGAACGTGCTTGAGGACCAGGAAATCCGCGAGGGCATCAAGGCTTTCTCGAACTGGCCGACGATCCCGCAGCTCTACGTCAAGGGTGAGTTCATCGGCGGCTGCGACATCACCCGCGAGATGTTCCAGGCCGGCGAACTGCAGCAGCTCTTCGAGGAGAAGGGCATCGCGGTGAAGCAGGCGAGCTGA
- a CDS encoding BolA family transcriptional regulator yields MAMDAHEIERMIKAALPDAAIEIKDLAGDGDHYAATVVSAAFKGKTRVQQHQMVYAALQGNMGGVLHALALTTSVPQD; encoded by the coding sequence ATGGCGATGGACGCCCACGAGATCGAGCGCATGATCAAGGCGGCGCTGCCGGATGCGGCGATCGAGATCAAGGATCTGGCCGGCGACGGCGACCACTATGCCGCGACCGTCGTCTCGGCCGCCTTCAAGGGCAAGACCCGGGTGCAGCAGCACCAGATGGTCTATGCCGCGCTCCAGGGGAATATGGGCGGCGTGCTGCACGCCCTTGCGCTGACGACCAGCGTTCCCCAAGATTAG
- a CDS encoding AAA family ATPase — protein sequence MTTPQPQFWIVAGPNGVGKTTYAFRHIKAVSGSTRFVNLDEIARGLSPLDPSMEQQRAGRVALELTRSLIAERRSFSIETTLSGKTHLRTITAAREAGFVVNLLYFLVASPEISLARIARRVSEGGHNVAEADVRRRFSRSIENLPAYIDAVDRWRVFDNATLRPKAVAEGRRGCISLIEDEGDLPQALWTALETLPPCAEG from the coding sequence ATGACGACCCCGCAGCCTCAATTCTGGATCGTTGCCGGCCCCAACGGCGTCGGCAAGACGACCTACGCTTTCCGCCATATCAAGGCCGTCTCGGGCAGCACGCGTTTCGTCAATCTCGACGAGATTGCGCGTGGCCTCTCCCCGCTCGACCCCTCGATGGAGCAGCAGCGCGCCGGCCGCGTCGCGCTGGAGCTGACCCGCTCGCTGATCGCCGAGAGACGCTCGTTCTCAATCGAGACGACGCTTTCGGGCAAGACGCATCTGCGCACGATCACAGCGGCGCGGGAGGCCGGCTTCGTCGTCAACCTGTTGTATTTCCTGGTCGCAAGCCCGGAGATTTCGCTGGCTCGCATCGCACGGCGCGTCAGCGAGGGCGGCCACAATGTCGCGGAAGCCGACGTTCGCCGCCGCTTCAGCCGTTCGATCGAAAACCTGCCAGCCTATATCGATGCGGTCGATCGGTGGCGTGTCTTCGACAACGCCACCCTGCGCCCCAAAGCAGTAGCGGAGGGGCGGCGCGGCTGCATCTCGCTAATTGAGGACGAGGGCGATCTGCCGCAGGCTCTATGGACGGCGCTTGAGACGCTGCCGCCCTGCGCGGAAGGCTGA